In 'Nostoc azollae' 0708, the following are encoded in one genomic region:
- the metH gene encoding methionine synthase has translation MTHPFLKRLHSPERPVIVFDGAMGTNLQTQNLTAEDFGGAQYEGCNEYLVHSKPEAVAQVHRDFLTAGADVIETDTFGAMSIVLAEYDLADQAYYLSKKAAELAKSITSEFSTTEKPRFVAGSIGPTTKLPTLGHIDFDTMKASFAEQAEALFDGGVDLFLVETCQDVLQIKAALNAIEEVFGKKGERRPLMVSVTMETMGTMLVGTEIAAVMTILEPYPIDILGLNCATGPDLMKPHIKYLSEHSPFVVSCIPNAGLPENVGGQAHYKLTPVELRMALMHFIEDLGVQVIGGCCGTRPEHIQQLAEIAQDLKPKVRQPSLEPAAASIYTTQPYQQDNSFLIVGERLNASGSKKCRDLLNAEDWDGLVSMARSQVKEGSHILDINVDYVGRDGVRDMHELVSRIVNNVTLPLMLDSTEWEKMEAGLKVAGGKCLLNSTNYEDGEPRFLKVLELAKKYGAGVIIGTIDEDGMARTAEKKFLIAQRAYRQAVEYGIGPTEIFFDTLALPISTGIEEDRKNGKATIESIRRIRQELPGCHIILGVSNISFGLNPASRIVLNSMFLHEAMTAGMDAAIVSASKILPLAKIESQHQEVCRQLIYDERKFDGDVCIYDPLGELTSIFAGVKTKPKTSFDETLPIEERLKLHIIDGERIGLEAQLTKALEQYPPLEIINTFLLDGMKVVGELFGSGQMQLPFVLQSAETMKTAVAYLEPFMEKSESGNNAKGTFVIATVKGDVHDIGKNLVDIILSNNGYKVINLGIKQSVENIIQAYEQHKPDCIAMSGLLVKSTSFMKENLQVFNEQGITIPVILGGAALTPKFVNQDCQGTYKGKVVYGKDAFCDLHFMDKLMPAKNAGNWDDLKGFLDELGGSEESTHRHQEIVENTFKYQVAAEPKEIDTHRSEAVAIDIERPQPPFWGTQFLQPDDISLEELLWYLDWQALVAGQWQFRKLKEQSKEEYQAFLAEKVYPILEGWKQRIIEENLLHPQVIYGYFPCQSEGNSLHIYDVENQSQQIAIFEFPRQRSGRRYCIADFFAPKESGIIDVFPMQAVTVGEVATEFAQKLFADNQYTDYLYFHGVAVQVAEALAEWTHARIRRELGFGDAEPDNIRDMLAQRYQGSRYSFGYPACPNIQDQFKQLELLGTDRMKMFMDESEQLYPEQSTTAIITYHPVAKYFTA, from the coding sequence ATGACACATCCCTTCCTAAAAAGGCTACATAGTCCAGAACGTCCCGTTATCGTTTTTGACGGTGCGATGGGAACTAACCTGCAAACCCAAAACCTGACAGCAGAAGATTTTGGCGGCGCACAGTATGAAGGTTGTAACGAATATTTGGTTCATAGTAAACCGGAAGCTGTAGCCCAAGTTCACCGTGACTTTCTCACCGCTGGTGCTGATGTTATTGAAACTGACACCTTTGGTGCTATGTCCATAGTTCTGGCAGAATACGACTTAGCAGACCAAGCTTATTATCTCAGTAAGAAAGCAGCAGAATTAGCTAAAAGTATCACCTCTGAATTTTCTACCACTGAAAAACCCCGCTTTGTTGCTGGTTCTATTGGACCGACTACCAAACTCCCTACCTTGGGACATATTGACTTTGACACCATGAAAGCCTCTTTCGCCGAACAAGCGGAAGCTTTGTTTGATGGTGGTGTTGATTTATTCTTGGTGGAAACTTGCCAAGATGTGCTGCAAATTAAAGCGGCGTTGAATGCTATTGAGGAAGTTTTTGGCAAAAAAGGTGAAAGAAGACCCTTAATGGTTTCCGTGACTATGGAAACCATGGGTACAATGCTGGTAGGTACAGAAATTGCTGCTGTTATGACGATTTTAGAACCTTATCCCATTGATATTCTCGGTTTAAACTGTGCTACTGGTCCCGATTTGATGAAACCACATATCAAGTATTTATCAGAACATTCGCCCTTCGTAGTTTCTTGTATTCCCAATGCAGGTTTACCAGAAAACGTTGGTGGTCAAGCACATTACAAGCTTACACCTGTAGAATTACGGATGGCGTTAATGCACTTTATTGAAGATTTAGGTGTCCAAGTGATTGGGGGTTGCTGTGGGACAAGACCTGAACATATTCAACAATTAGCAGAAATTGCTCAAGATTTAAAACCGAAAGTTAGACAACCGAGTTTAGAACCAGCAGCAGCTTCAATTTATACTACTCAACCCTACCAGCAAGATAATTCTTTCTTGATAGTTGGTGAACGTCTTAACGCCAGTGGTTCTAAAAAATGCCGTGATTTACTGAACGCGGAAGATTGGGATGGTTTGGTGTCCATGGCGCGATCGCAAGTTAAAGAAGGCTCACACATTTTAGATATTAACGTTGATTATGTAGGGCGTGATGGCGTGCGTGATATGCACGAGTTAGTTTCCCGCATTGTCAATAATGTGACTTTACCATTAATGCTCGACTCCACCGAATGGGAAAAAATGGAAGCGGGGTTAAAAGTTGCTGGTGGTAAATGTTTACTCAATTCTACCAACTATGAAGACGGTGAACCGCGCTTTCTGAAGGTGCTGGAATTAGCCAAGAAATACGGCGCTGGTGTTATTATTGGTACAATTGATGAAGATGGCATGGCGCGAACAGCAGAGAAAAAATTTCTGATCGCTCAACGTGCTTATCGCCAAGCCGTAGAGTATGGTATTGGTCCCACAGAAATATTTTTTGATACTCTGGCTTTACCGATTTCTACAGGGATTGAAGAAGATCGGAAAAATGGTAAAGCCACAATCGAGTCAATTCGCCGTATTCGTCAAGAATTGCCTGGATGTCATATAATCTTGGGTGTTTCTAATATATCTTTTGGTTTAAACCCAGCATCGCGTATTGTCTTGAACTCAATGTTTTTACATGAAGCGATGACTGCGGGAATGGATGCCGCAATTGTTAGCGCCAGCAAAATTTTACCACTTGCTAAAATTGAATCTCAGCATCAAGAAGTTTGCCGTCAGTTAATCTACGATGAACGGAAATTTGATGGTGATGTATGCATTTATGATCCTTTGGGAGAACTAACAAGCATTTTTGCAGGAGTCAAAACTAAACCTAAGACCAGCTTTGATGAAACTTTACCAATCGAAGAACGTTTAAAACTTCATATTATCGACGGTGAACGGATTGGTTTAGAAGCACAATTGACAAAAGCTTTAGAACAATATCCTCCCTTAGAAATCATCAATACTTTCCTGTTAGATGGGATGAAAGTAGTTGGTGAATTGTTCGGTTCTGGACAAATGCAATTACCTTTTGTTTTACAATCGGCGGAAACCATGAAAACTGCGGTTGCTTATCTTGAACCGTTCATGGAAAAATCAGAATCTGGTAATAATGCTAAGGGAACTTTTGTCATTGCGACAGTAAAAGGGGATGTTCACGACATTGGTAAAAACCTGGTGGACATTATCTTGTCAAATAATGGTTACAAGGTGATTAATTTGGGAATTAAGCAATCAGTAGAAAATATCATTCAAGCTTATGAACAGCATAAACCTGATTGTATTGCCATGAGTGGTTTACTGGTGAAATCTACCTCTTTCATGAAAGAAAACTTGCAGGTCTTCAATGAACAAGGAATTACTATTCCTGTAATTTTAGGTGGTGCGGCTTTAACTCCTAAATTTGTAAATCAAGATTGTCAAGGAACTTATAAAGGTAAAGTTGTTTATGGCAAAGATGCTTTTTGTGATTTGCATTTCATGGATAAATTAATGCCAGCCAAAAATGCAGGTAATTGGGATGATTTAAAAGGATTTCTAGATGAATTAGGAGGATCTGAAGAATCAACCCATAGGCATCAAGAAATAGTAGAGAATACTTTTAAATATCAAGTAGCTGCTGAACCGAAGGAAATAGATACCCATCGTTCTGAGGCTGTAGCAATAGATATTGAGCGTCCTCAACCACCTTTTTGGGGAACGCAATTTTTACAACCTGATGATATTTCTTTAGAAGAATTACTCTGGTACTTGGATTGGCAAGCTTTGGTGGCTGGACAGTGGCAATTCCGCAAGTTGAAGGAACAATCTAAAGAGGAATATCAGGCGTTTTTAGCTGAGAAGGTTTATCCAATTTTAGAAGGTTGGAAACAGCGAATTATTGAAGAAAATTTGTTACATCCTCAGGTGATTTATGGCTATTTCCCTTGTCAGTCTGAGGGAAATTCTCTACATATATATGATGTAGAAAATCAATCACAACAAATTGCTATTTTTGAGTTTCCTCGTCAACGTTCTGGGAGAAGATATTGTATTGCAGATTTCTTTGCACCGAAGGAGTCGGGAATAATTGATGTTTTCCCAATGCAAGCGGTGACTGTGGGGGAAGTGGCGACAGAGTTTGCACAAAAGTTATTTGCTGATAATCAATACACTGATTACCTGTATTTCCATGGTGTGGCGGTGCAGGTGGCGGAGGCTTTGGCGGAATGGACTCACGCCAGAATTCGCCGGGAGTTGGGTTTTGGTGATGCTGAACCGGATAATATTCGGGATATGTTGGCGCAGCGTTATCAAGGTTCTCGGTATAGTTTTGGCTATCCTGCTTGTCCGAATATTCAGGATCAGTTTAAGCAGTTGGAGTTGTTGGGAACTGACAGGATGAAGATGTTCATGGATGAAAGTGAACAGTTATATCCTGAACAGTCTACGACGGCGATTATTACTTATCACCCTGTAGCGAAGTATTTCACTGCTTAA
- the glcD gene encoding glycolate oxidase subunit GlcD, whose protein sequence is MLTQDKKQINWKPIIKKFIAVIGEKGVVKRKEELLTYECDGLTSYRQTPPVAVLPRTTEQVAEVVKICNQYSVPFIARGSGTGLSGGALPSENSVLIVTALMREILSIDLRNHLAVVQPGVINSWVTQAVSGAGFYFAPDPSSQIICSIGGNIAENSGGVHCLKYGVTTNHVLGLKLVLPDGSIVDVGGQIPEMPGYDLPGVFVGSEGTLGIATEITLKILKSAESICVLLADFNTVNAAAASVSDIISAGIIPAGMEMMDNISINAVEDVVATNCYPRDAAAILLVEIDGLDVEVAVNKQRVAGICQKNGARNITSATDPETRLKLWKGRKAAFAAAGHISPDYYVQDGVIPRTQLPYVLKEIEAISQKYGYRIANVFHAGDGNLHPLILFNKSVAGEFEKVEEAGGEILKLCVKVGGSISGEHGIGADKKCYMPDMFSQADLETMQWVKQVFNPRGLANPGKIFPTPRTCGEAAKVSIQQFAGVERF, encoded by the coding sequence ATGCTTACCCAAGATAAAAAACAAATCAACTGGAAACCCATCATCAAAAAATTTATCGCTGTTATTGGTGAGAAAGGTGTAGTTAAACGCAAAGAAGAACTCCTTACTTATGAATGTGACGGTTTAACCAGCTATCGTCAAACTCCTCCAGTAGCAGTTTTACCCAGAACTACAGAACAGGTAGCAGAAGTTGTAAAAATATGTAATCAATACTCCGTTCCTTTCATTGCACGAGGTTCTGGTACGGGTTTATCTGGTGGCGCTTTACCATCGGAAAATTCAGTGTTAATTGTCACTGCTCTAATGCGAGAAATCCTCAGCATTGATTTACGGAATCACCTTGCTGTTGTTCAACCAGGGGTAATTAATAGTTGGGTAACACAAGCTGTAAGCGGTGCTGGTTTTTACTTTGCACCTGACCCTTCTAGTCAAATAATCTGTTCTATTGGTGGAAATATTGCCGAAAATTCCGGGGGAGTACATTGTTTAAAATACGGTGTGACTACTAATCATGTTTTGGGTTTAAAACTCGTACTTCCTGATGGTTCTATTGTTGATGTCGGTGGACAAATTCCTGAAATGCCTGGTTATGATTTACCTGGTGTATTTGTCGGTTCGGAAGGAACTTTAGGAATTGCTACAGAAATAACTTTGAAAATTCTCAAAAGTGCGGAATCAATTTGTGTACTTTTGGCAGACTTTAATACTGTTAATGCTGCCGCAGCAAGTGTTTCCGATATTATTAGTGCCGGCATTATTCCTGCTGGCATGGAAATGATGGATAATATTAGTATTAATGCTGTCGAAGATGTTGTCGCTACTAATTGTTATCCCCGTGATGCAGCAGCAATTTTATTAGTAGAAATTGATGGTTTAGATGTAGAAGTCGCAGTCAATAAACAGCGGGTAGCAGGAATTTGTCAGAAAAATGGAGCGCGTAATATTACTTCTGCTACTGACCCAGAAACCAGATTAAAATTATGGAAGGGTAGAAAAGCTGCTTTTGCTGCTGCGGGACATATCAGCCCTGATTATTATGTTCAAGATGGTGTAATTCCTCGGACGCAATTACCTTATGTGTTAAAGGAAATTGAAGCTATCAGTCAAAAATATGGTTATCGTATTGCGAATGTATTTCATGCTGGTGATGGAAATCTTCATCCCTTGATTTTATTTAATAAATCTGTAGCGGGAGAGTTCGAGAAAGTTGAAGAAGCGGGAGGAGAAATACTTAAACTTTGTGTGAAAGTAGGTGGTAGCATTTCTGGTGAACATGGTATTGGTGCGGATAAAAAATGCTATATGCCAGATATGTTTAGTCAGGCTGATTTAGAAACTATGCAATGGGTAAAGCAAGTTTTTAATCCTCGAGGTTTGGCTAATCCTGGTAAGATATTCCCTACACCGCGCACTTGTGGAGAAGCTGCGAAAGTATCAATTCAGCAGTTTGCAGGTGTGGAAAGATTTTAA